One genomic window of Scylla paramamosain isolate STU-SP2022 chromosome 20, ASM3559412v1, whole genome shotgun sequence includes the following:
- the LOC135110458 gene encoding protein NipSnap-like isoform X1: MMAAGAMLSPRTFLLSPALLYHLPSRCLSSSHSSQQKDGWFNKLLVRKIEPTKESHSRMLSDKEVIYELQTHNIKPGTNQEYLKNYEEYVKGVKDKGELSNMELHGSWTVSVGDQDQCVHLWKHAGGYRAIDASSKVIATDTDLSKLVQDRNQYLRQRTNQFLLPFSFWPPVTPREGGNIYEIRSYFLKPGTMIEWGNNWSRAIHFRQANNEAFGGFFSQVGRLYNVHHIWCYRSLADRKENRESAWRKPGWDEVVAYTVPLIEEYYSRILIPNTFSPTQ; encoded by the exons ATGATGGCTGCCGGTGCAATGTTGTCACCAAgaaccttcctcctctctccggcTCTCCTTTACCACCTGCCCTCAAG ATGTCTATCATCATCCCACAGCAGCCAGCAGAAGGATGGCTGGTTCAACAAGCTACTGGTGAGGAAGATCGAGCCCACCAAGGAGTCCCACTCTCGTATGTTGTCAGACAAGGAGGTCATCTATGAGCTACAGACACACAACATCAAGCCTGGCACAAACCAAGAGTACCTTAAGAACTA TGAGGAGTATGTCAAGGGAGTAAAGGATAAAGGGGAACTTAGCAACATGGAGCTTCATGGGTCATGGACAGTGTCAGTGGGAGACCAGGATCAGTGTGTGCACCTGTGGAAGCATGCCGGGGGGTACCGAGCCATTGATGCCTCCAGCAAGGTCATAGCCACAGACACA GATCTCTCAAAGCTGGTCCAGGACAGAAATCAATACCTTCGACAACGCACAAATCAGTTCCTGCTTCCCTTCAGCTTTTGGCCGCCAGTCACCCCACGCGAGGGAGGAAATATATATGAGATCCGCTCATACTTTCTTAAG CCAGGCACCATGATCGAGTGGGGCAACaactggtcaagggcaatccACTTCCGCCAGGCTAACAATGAAGCATTTGGCGGGTTCTTCTCTCAGGTCGGCCGCCTGTACAACGTCCATCACATCTGGT GCTACAGGAGTCTGGCTGACCGCAAGGAGAACCGGGAGTCTGCATGGCGCAAGCCTGGCTGGGACGAAGTGGTTGCCTACACAGTCCCTCTAATAGAAGAGTACTATTCCCGTATCCTCATCCCCAACACCTTCAGCCCCACACAGTAG
- the LOC135110458 gene encoding protein NipSnap-like isoform X2 produces the protein MMAAGAMLSPRTFLLSPALLYHLPSRCLSSSHSSQQKDGWFNKLLVRKIEPTKESHSRMLSDKEVIYELQTHNIKPGTNQEYLKNYEEYVKGVKDKGELSNMELHGSWTVSVGDQDQCVHLWKHAGGYRAIDASSKVIATDTDLSKLVQDRNQYLRQRTNQFLLPFSFWPPVTPREGGNIYEIRSYFLKPGTMIEWGNNWSRAIHFRQANNEAFGGFFSQVGRLYNVHHIWCYNSLEGRKEARENAWRHPGWDEVVAYTVPLIKEMHARILVPNYFSPAQ, from the exons ATGATGGCTGCCGGTGCAATGTTGTCACCAAgaaccttcctcctctctccggcTCTCCTTTACCACCTGCCCTCAAG ATGTCTATCATCATCCCACAGCAGCCAGCAGAAGGATGGCTGGTTCAACAAGCTACTGGTGAGGAAGATCGAGCCCACCAAGGAGTCCCACTCTCGTATGTTGTCAGACAAGGAGGTCATCTATGAGCTACAGACACACAACATCAAGCCTGGCACAAACCAAGAGTACCTTAAGAACTA TGAGGAGTATGTCAAGGGAGTAAAGGATAAAGGGGAACTTAGCAACATGGAGCTTCATGGGTCATGGACAGTGTCAGTGGGAGACCAGGATCAGTGTGTGCACCTGTGGAAGCATGCCGGGGGGTACCGAGCCATTGATGCCTCCAGCAAGGTCATAGCCACAGACACA GATCTCTCAAAGCTGGTCCAGGACAGAAATCAATACCTTCGACAACGCACAAATCAGTTCCTGCTTCCCTTCAGCTTTTGGCCGCCAGTCACCCCACGCGAGGGAGGAAATATATATGAGATCCGCTCATACTTTCTTAAG CCAGGCACCATGATCGAGTGGGGCAACaactggtcaagggcaatccACTTCCGCCAGGCTAACAATGAAGCATTTGGCGGGTTCTTCTCTCAGGTCGGCCGCCTGTACAACGTCCATCACATCTGGT GCTACAACTCtctggaggggaggaaggaggcgcgTGAGAATGCCTGGCGCCACCCAGGCTGGGATGAAGTCGTGGCTTACACTGTGCCGCTAATCAAGGAGATGCACGCCAGGATCCTCGTGCCAAACTACTTCTCTCCAGCGCAGTAG
- the LOC135110455 gene encoding zinc finger E-box-binding homeobox 1-like isoform X1, producing MEEGLLSLKWNNHKSTFFQVLSGLREKHTYTDVTLACDGQVYPAHKFVLSTCSEYFSEIFTSTSGTSIVIVLKDVRRQDLEYLMDYMYLGQVDVAQSELPSLIKTAECLRIKGLAIPDDEPHKTQRRGADEREGSPPPSKKKRYLQEDDRHPASSTSTTNNNNNTTSTSSSSSSTSASGRIQMEVLPPPSDLSSLVHLRQPPHSQQPLQAPPPPPPTSQGSSKSHSSQSLSLNLTTQASRTPQGGSSGPHVHTPTSTSAPSSHRPHSSPSHTTPVPVIKEEAADPPETPEGYLNESFEENETKPDVSDPRHLDPDGAVPGPSGLQGSDNWDGDGEMGGYGGSDSYPEGSLEEHGESEVQGVADLERKYKCAWCGKGFRLSVHLKDHVRTHTGEKPYQCQICQKDFTQRSNLRTHLSKIHKEQLAYIKNRKSRGSKFSVKHEFLPSIVSAGSGSCGSGGGGGSGSGGAGGSSSGLPHSPIEMKKLMIASGDPKPILPKPQGTEPSIMPFLSKETVSFLQKDELTVLYKDKTQVMEGEQRVTQPQLILQQPHHDGEPQAFPTDRTIAEYEANSPTKKDAAPQPFLGMETTLKSPSPQKETLLKALLLKGSSGGSANPSEVPPGVMRQIIPSSLPSPLTSTLVTSPLSAGQAPYSISPSGAVSLASSIFSPSDEVLHPIFVMDSPVIRCSKDMSVSQGDLLSPGRKGESFVVIEASGVAPQESAPVTIDSQDQPQMTDEMRILLQAVQIRVSQDQGQPSTPGSPVTVKPTTTGPVASTITTSPLPVVSHTLAVPTPSGPPLPPDASIRQRISRASHDKDATRKRNPSHVLPLKKSNHCPEPPIKQSYNKDQDPYPTPTKATCEKAKPLPLLRHMPTTQVTTSLSHPHPHGSPSVLSSPIPAHTHAATPTPSPPPLPPPLPPPHHHHCHTHPAASSVAASPTTSSAAASADRRRPSSFHLPPNKTMCKLSDKQEKMSSSRARESHGENESVPDHK from the exons atggaggaaggtcttCTGTCCTTAAAGTGGAATAACCACAAGTCTACGTTCTTCCAAGTTCTCTCGGGTTTGCGAGAAAAG CACACCTACACTGATGTCACACTGGCCTGCGACGGGCAGGTCTATCCAGCCCACAAGTTTGTGCTCTCAACATGCAGTGAATACTTTAGTGAAATATTTACCTCTACCAGTGGCACCAGCATAGTCATTGTGCTGAAGGATGTGCGGAGACAGGACCTTGAGTACCTAATGGACTACATGTACCTGGGTCAGGTGGATGTGGCTCAGTCAGAACTGCCCAGCCTTATAAAAACCGCTGAGTGCCTTAGGATTAAAGGGCTGGCCATCCCTGACGATGAGCCTCACAAAACCCAGAGGAGGGGCGCtgatgagagggaggggagtcCGCCCCCTTCCAAAAAGAAACGGTACCTGCAGGAGGATGACAGAcaccctgcctcctccacctccaccactaataacaataacaacaccaccagcacctcgtcatcctcttcctccacctccgcaTCGGGTAGAATACAGATGGAGGTGCTGCCCCCACCATCAGACCTCAGCTCCCTAGTGCACCTCAGACAACCTCCACACTCCCAGCAGCCCCTACAGGCACCCCCGCCACCTCCTCCAACCTCCCAGGGCAGCAGCAAGAGTCACTCCTCACAGTCACTCTCACTCAACCTCACCACCCAGGCCTCCAGAACACCCCAGGGAGGCAGTTCAGGCCCCCATGTTCACacacccacctccacctctgcaCCATCCTCTCACCGgccccactcctccccctcccacaccactCCTGTCCCTGTCATAAAGGAAGAGGCAGCAGATCCCCCTGAGACCCCTGAAGGCTACCTGAATGAGAGCTTTGAGGAAAATGAGACTAAACCTGATGTCTCAGATCCACGGCATCTAGATCCTGATGGAGCTGTTCCTGGACCTTCAGGCCTCCAAGGG TCTGACAACTGGGACGGCGATGGAGAGATGGGTGGGTACGGGGGTAGCGACAGCTACCCTGAGGGCAGCCTGGAGGAACATGGAGAGTCAGAGGTACAGGGG GTGGCGGACTTGGAGAGGAAGTACAAGTGCGCGTGGTGCGGGAAGGGATTTAGACTCTCCGTCCATCTGAAGGACCATGTAAGGACACACACTGGGGAGAAGCCCTATCAGTGCCAAATTTGTCAGAAGGATTTCACTCAGCGCTCTAATCTGAGGACCCATCTCAGCAAGATCCACAAAGAGCAGCTGGCCTAcataaaaaacagaaagagcAGAGGTTCCAAATTTTCTGTGAAACACGAATTCTTGCCTAGCATAGTTTCTGCCGGCAGTGGCAgctgtggcagtggtggaggtggaggcagtGGAAGCGGAGGTGCTGGTGGCAGTAGCAGCGGCCTGCCTCACTCCCCCATCGAGATGAAGAAACTCATGATTGCATCTGGTGACCCAAAGCCCATCCTTCCCAAACCCCAAGGTACAGAGCCTTCTATAATGCCTTTCCTCTCCAAAGAGACTGTCAGTTTTTTACAAAAGGATGAACTGACTGTATTGTATAAAGATAAGACCCAGGTGATGGAGGGCGAGCAGAGGGTTACTCAGCCCCAACTCATCCTCCAACAGCCACACCACGACGGGGAGCCACAGGCCTTCCCAACTGACCGCACCATTGCTGAATATGAGGCCAATTCTCCTACTAAGAAGGATGCTGCCCCCCAGCCTTTCCTAGGCATGGAGACTACACTGAAGTCCCCATCCCCTCAGAAGGAGACCCTACTCAAGGCCCTGCTGCTCAAGGGTTCCTCAGGGGGATCAGCCAACCCTAGTGAAGTGCCCCCAGGTGTGATGCGGCAGATCATCCCTtcgtccctcccctctcctctcacctcaacTCTTGTGACCTCTCCATTGTCTGCTGGCCAGGCACCCTACTCTATCTCACCCTCAGGGGCAGTGTCCTTGGCCTCCTCAATATTCAGTCCTTCTGATGAAGTGCTTCACCCAATATTTGTGATGGACTCTCCTGTGATTAGGTGCTCAAAGGACATGTCTGTCTCCCAGGGGGACCTCCTATCtccagggaggaaaggggagtcATTTGTGGTGATAGAGGCCTCAGGGGTTGCCCCACAGGAGTCTGCCCCAGTTACTATAGACTCTCAAGACCAGCCTCAGATGACTGATGAGATGAGGATCCTACTGCAGGCAGTACAGATCAGGGTCTCCCAAGACCAGGGACAGCCAAGCACCCCAGGCAGCCCAGTGACTGTGAAGCCCACCACCACAGGTCCTGtcgcctccaccatcaccacttcaccATTGCCTGTTGTGAGTCACACCCTGGCTGTGCCCACCCCGTCGGGGCCACCACTTCCTCCTGATGCATCCATTAGGCAGCGCATATCCCGAGCATCGCATGATAAAGATGCCACCAGGAAAAGGAACCCAAGCCATGTCTTGCCCTTGAAAAAGTCCAACCACTGCCCTGAACCTCCCATTAAGCAGAGCTACAATAAAGACCAAGATCCATATCCCACACCCACCAAGGCTACATGTGAGAAGGCAAAACCCTTGCCTCTCCTGCGACACATGCCCACAACACAGGTGACCACATCCTTGTCACATCCACACCCTCATGGCTCTCCATCAGTCCTGTCCTCTCCCATCCCAGCTCACACACATGCTGCTaccccaacaccatcaccaccacctcttcctcctcctcttccaccaccacaccaccaccactgccacacccACCCTGCAGCCTCCTCAGTAGCAGCATCCCCCACAACTTCCAGTGCTGCCGCCTCAGCAGACAGGAGACGGCCGAGCAGCTTTCACTTACCCCCGAACAAAACAATGTGTAAACTCAGTGACAAGCAAGAGAAAATGAGCAGCTCCCGAGCAAGGGAGAGTCATGGAGAAAATGAATCAGTGCCTGACCATAAATAA